The genomic stretch GTCCAAGGCTTACAGGTCCCGTAAACCCTTCGATGGTATGACGCTGATAGATGACCGACTCATCCTTTTTAAGAAAGATCTCTTTTCGAATGCCGCCTTCCCGGACCTTAGTCTTCATGCTGGTAGACAGAAAAACGTCCTCCCCTTCTATGGTAACTGTGGGGGATTCCCAGCGTTCCACTGCCGATTCTCCATGGGCGGGATGCACCTCGCCGCGAAAATTGTTATCGGTTCCGAAGGGGACGCAGAAAAAATCTCCCCGCATGGGACGAAGAACAGGCCACTCGGGCCTTTCATGCTCATCCTGCCAGGGGCTTATAAAGTAGGGTTTGAGCGGTTTTCTGGAGCGGTGAAAAAAGGTAACAGGGGCCATGTGCCCGCCGGTTTCAGTAAGAAAAAGCCGAACCGTACTGTTCTCAAGAAACCAGCCGTTTTGACCATGGGAGACACTTTTTCGCATGATCAGGCCCTCCTCATTTATCTCTGTTTACCGGAATCGAACAACTCAAGGGGTCAGTATTTTTCCAGCAGGGGAAGAATACGGTCCTTGCCGGCACTTAAAATAAAGGCAGCCAGGCGGGGCCCCTTTTCTTTTCCAATAACAGCCCGATATACCAGGGCAAAAAAATCCGGAGCAGCGAAGCCGTGCTCTCCTGCCACAGCATAGATGGCTTCGCTCAAGGATTTTTCATCATGGTTCTGCAGGTTGCGAACCACAGCCGCCAGAGCCCTGAGAGCCTGCTTCTCCGTGTCGGATACATCCAGGGAAGAGGTATCCGCTTCCTTCAGAGAGAAGCGGAAATCATCCGGAGCATAGGAGCTTATCCAGTTCCAGGCACACTCAGCCCGTTTGCGGAGCCTCCCGATCTGATACTCCTGCACATCCGGCAGAGCCGCAATGGTCTGGTCGATATCGCCGTTGCAGGTCTGCAGCAAATTAGTCAGGTGACGAATGGGAATCTGATACGGTATCTTCTCAGGCAAAACGTCCACCTGGGAGAGTTCGTAGATTCTGGCCTGCTTTTCCCATTTTTTGCGCTGTTTTTCCGTCTCCGGCTTATTGAAGAAGGTACGCTCGCACTTGTCGTAATCCTCGTAAATCTTGAGGACATCAAGATCAAAGGAGATCGCGAACTCGGCATTCGGCCTGGTGCCGGCAAAAAGAAAGCGGGTAACCTCGGGGGTGTAGATCTCAAGGACATCCGCCAGACTGACCACCTCTCCGGAGGAGGAGGAGATCTTACCGCCCCTGCCTTTTATGCGCACAAAATCGTACTGAAAGGTTACCGGGGCCTGTCCGTCGTATACCGCGTGAACAATCTTTTCCGCCGTATCGAAGCTGCCGCCTTCGGAGTGGTGGTCCTTTCCTGCAGGTTCAAAATCCACTCCTTCCTTGTGCCAGCGCATAGGCCAGTCAATACGCCATGGCAATTTAACCGTGGAGGCGGAGCGTAAGTCCAGGGTCTCGCTGTTACCGCAGGATTCACAGCTGTAGCTGACCGACCAGCCGCCGTCCCAGGAATCCACTTTGGTTGTGTCTCTGCCACAGGCGGTGCAGAATACGGAGACTGGAATCCACTCTTCAGGGAGCGGGCATGTTCGGTGCTCGTTCAGGATTCCCCGGGCAGCATCCTGGTGTTCCAGGGCCACGCGGATCTGTGCAGCATATCTGGAAGCGCCGTATTCCTTTGCCTGATAGATAAATTCAGGTTGTATGCCCACCATGGGAAGCAGCTCCTCGACGGCCTTTTCGTTGGCCCGGGCGTAACTCTCTTCCCGGCCGTGAGGGTCCGGTACCTCGGTAATGGATTTTCGCAGGTACTTTTCCAGCTCCTCCGGATTGGGCATATTCTTCGGTACCTTGCGGAATACGTCGAAGTCGTCCCAGGAATAGATAAAACGTACCTCTTTGCCCCGGTCCTTTAAAGCCCGGGCGACCAGTTCGGTGGAGATAATCTCGCGAAAATTGCCGATATGGACTGTGCCCGAAGGGGTAATCCCCGAAGCACAGGTGTAAACAGGCTTATCGCCCTTTTCTCTGATGATCCTGTCTGCGTTGACGTCAGCCCAGTGGGAAGTTTTCGGTGCCATGAGGGTTACTATACCGCAGCAGCGGCAGGAACTTCAAGCGAGTGTTCAGTCGGGAAAAACATTGATGAAGTAGGTGAACCTACCGGAGGGGAAATAGCTGGAAGCAGTTGAGCCGCTTTCGGATGTTTGATACGCCATGGTTGCCTGACCGCTGTCATGGTAAAAAATCATGTACAGGAGTCCCCAGTTATCAGGGCCATTTCCGAACACAAAGGTTCCTTCGCCACTAAGCTCGTCTTTCGGACCATTTGCCTGGATGTCAACAACTGCCAGATCTCCGGAAAGCTCCGTGGTTCGGTTATTCTCGTTGATACCCTTAACCGCGGCAAAGGGCAAATCAAACTCTGTCGCAGCGTAGGAATTGTACGTATAGGGAACACTATATCCATGGAACAAGCCTGTTCCGCTGTTGCTGCCGCCGTCGATTACAACAACATTGGCTGAATCAAAAAACAAACCGAGGAATTCCGATACCCCGTGCCAGGACTCGTTATCAAACTCGAGAGACCGCAAAGCAGGGATATCAGTGCCGGTGGTATTCGGCGGACTGATTTCAAGAGGATTACCCGGCCCTGTATAAGCCCACG from Marispirochaeta sp. encodes the following:
- the lysS gene encoding lysine--tRNA ligase, with translation MAPKTSHWADVNADRIIREKGDKPVYTCASGITPSGTVHIGNFREIISTELVARALKDRGKEVRFIYSWDDFDVFRKVPKNMPNPEELEKYLRKSITEVPDPHGREESYARANEKAVEELLPMVGIQPEFIYQAKEYGASRYAAQIRVALEHQDAARGILNEHRTCPLPEEWIPVSVFCTACGRDTTKVDSWDGGWSVSYSCESCGNSETLDLRSASTVKLPWRIDWPMRWHKEGVDFEPAGKDHHSEGGSFDTAEKIVHAVYDGQAPVTFQYDFVRIKGRGGKISSSSGEVVSLADVLEIYTPEVTRFLFAGTRPNAEFAISFDLDVLKIYEDYDKCERTFFNKPETEKQRKKWEKQARIYELSQVDVLPEKIPYQIPIRHLTNLLQTCNGDIDQTIAALPDVQEYQIGRLRKRAECAWNWISSYAPDDFRFSLKEADTSSLDVSDTEKQALRALAAVVRNLQNHDEKSLSEAIYAVAGEHGFAAPDFFALVYRAVIGKEKGPRLAAFILSAGKDRILPLLEKY